The Candidatus Binataceae bacterium nucleotide sequence ATGGTCACGAGCGGAATCGCGACCAGCCATGCGAACGCGCCGCCTGCGAATACCAGCGCCGCGATCCGAATTCCCACGATATAGCCGACGCCTAGCAGCGCCGCCGATACGTTGATCGATCCTGATACTGCCGCCGCGCCGATCCATCGGCCAAAGCCGAGCGTTCCGGGAATCACTCCGAGCACGTCCTGCGCGGCTTTCAGAACGGCCGAGATGATTCCGCCCCACAAGAGCGGCGCAGCGCTCGCCGAGCTCTCGCCCGTGCGCAGCACTTCCGCGCACGCGAGGCCCTCGGGAAATGGCAATTGCTCCTCGACGATATAAGGGCGGCGCAGGAACACTACCAGCAGCGAGCCCATCGTCGCGCCCGCGGCGCTGAGCGCGGTCACTTCGAGATACGGCAGATGCGCTCCGCCGCCCAGGATTACGAGCGCGGGAAACGTGAAGATCGCACCAGCCGCGACCGCCTCACCGGCGGACGCGACGGTCTGCACAAAATTGTTTTCGAGAATCGTCGAGCCGCCGAGCGCCCGCAGGATCGCCATCGAGATGACGGCGGCCGGGATGCTGGCCGACACCGTCATCCCGGCGTAGAGCCCAAGATACGCATTGGCCGCGCCGAGAATCAGCGCAAGCGCGATTCCGAGAAGGAAGCCGCGCGCAGTCAGCTCGCGCGGCGTGTCGTGCGGCTCGCTCCCGGATCGTGGCACGCCGCAACTATACGTATCGCGGGATCGGCGGGCGAGCGCGAATCGCGCTCAGTCGCCGCCACTCGAGCCGCTGGGATAGGTAACTTCCTTGCCGGCCTCTTTCCAGCCCTTGATGCCGTCCTTCATCACTTCAACGTTGGTATATCCAGCTGCGGTCGCTCGCCGAGCGGCCTCGTGCGAAGCCATTCAATGGCGGTCGGCGCAATAGAAGACGAGCAGCGCGCCCTTGTTCGGCGGCAGCTCGGTCGCGACGTTGTAGTTGTTGTCGCTCGTCAGCAGATGCGCGCCGGGTATCACGCCCGCGGTGCTGCGCAGGCCGTCGCCGTTCGCGTCGTAGATGTTCACGTGCGAGGCGGGATCGTTCATCAGCTTCGTCAGATCGGCGACGCCGATAATCTTGAAGTTGTCGGTTTCCTTGTTCTTGAGGATATCCGAAAGCTCGAACGCACGCGCCGAGCTGCATAGCCCGACGATCACGAACGCGAGCGTCGCGAGCGCAATCAATCGCGACAGAGATTTCGCGGTGTTTCGTTCCATGCGCTGATTTTAGCAACGCCGGCTGGATCAGAGAACGCCGGAAATTCGCCTACACGTGGTCGAACAATCGCACCCAATCTTCGAGCGCCGACTCATGGCCCGGCACGAGCTGGATCACGAACTGATCGGCGCCGCCGTCGCGGAGCTTGCGAATCCGGTCGCGCAGCTCGGGCGCCTTGGCGGTAAAGGTCGTCGCCGAGATCAGCTCGCTGGTGAGAAACTTCTCCTCTTCGGGACGCACGCCCAGCAGATGCATCTTGTGCATCTGGAGATAGCGCGCATCGGCCGGCTGATAGGTCGCGTACTGCGCGCGATACGCATCGAGCAGCGGCTGAATCGCCGGCGGCAGGTCGAAACTCAGCGTCTGCTCGACGAGGCCGTGCAAGAACACCACCGCGAGCGGTCCGGCCTGCGCCCTGGCGCGCGGGCTCGAGGGAGACTCGCCCTCGCCAAGAACGCATCCAAGTCCGAACACGGTGCGATAGAGACTCCGCGGCTCACGCGACGCGGCGCGGCAGGCCTTGTCCATTTCCTCGAGCTCGGACAGCACGCGCGGTACCGCCGAAGCGAAAGTGATCCAGCCGTCGGCGATCTCGGCAGTGAGCTTGCGCGCCTTGGGCGCGAACGCCGAAATGTGAAGCGGAATTTTGTCCTTGATGTTGATCATCCCGAGCTCGGGATTGAGAAATCGAATCTTGCGCGCCGCTCCCTCGCATTCCCATTCCACGAGCTTGCCTTCGAGCAGCTCGCGCACGACGCGGATGTAATCGCGCATCTCGCTGAGTTTCATCGGCGGCAGGCCCATGGTATTGCGCGCAGTGAAGCCCGTGCCGACGCCGAAGACGATCCTGCCGGGCGCGAGCTTGTTGAGCGTCGCGAGGCCGTTGGCTGTGGCCGGTGCGATTCGATTGGTCGGCACCAGCACCCCCATGGCAAGCTTGATGCGCGAGGTCTGCTCAGCCGTCAGCGCCATCGAGACGAAAATCTCTGGCGCGAGCATCTGCGAATCGTAGAACCACGCGTGCGAGAACCCCAGCTCCTCGGCGCGTTTGACGGTCCGCCACGCATCGACGTTCGAGGCCAGCGCGATTCCAAACTCCATAGTCGATTCTCCCGCCGAGGGTTCGGCTGATGTCAAAACTATTATCATTTTCGCCACGTGCGAAAGCGCGTATCATCGGGCGCTGACTTAAAGATTGCGAAAGGATACATCGCCGATGCTCAAGCTGTGGGAACATCCGTTTTCGCCTTACGTACAGAAGGTGAAAATCGCGCTCTATGAAAAGAACATCCCGTTCGAAGCCCAGGTGCCCGAAGCGTTCAGCGGTGCGCCGACTTCATACGCCGAAACCAACCCGCGCATCGAAGTTCCCACGCTCGTCGACGACGGCTTCAAGATTTTCGATTCGACCGTGATTCTCGAATACATCGAGGACAAGTGGCCTGAGCCGCCCATGCTTCCCAAGGGGCCGCGCGAACGCGCGCGGGTCAGGATGCTCGAAGACGTCTGCGATACTTACTACGAAGCGATCAACTGGGGACTGATGGAAATCCTCGCCTGGAAGCGCACCGGCGGCGAGCTCGCCGATCGGCTCGTGGCGCGGGCGAAAGAACAAACCGACGGCATCTATTCGTGGCTCGAACGCGAGCTCGGCGGACGCGAATATTTCAACGGCGCCACATTTGGCCACGGCGATCTCAGCCTGTATCCATACGTGCGCGGCTCTGTCGTGTGGGGGATGCCGCCCGCGCCCGAGTCGCCAATCGGCAAATGGCTCGCGCGCGTCGAGCCGCGCGAGAGTATCCGCAAAACGATTGCGGCAACCAGCGACTTCACCGGCGGGATGGACGTGCTGCCGCAGATGCTGGCCTCGGGCGGCTTCACACGCCAATACCGCGACCATCGCCTCGAATGGATGCTGCGCAGCGGCGGCGTCGAGGTGGTGCTCGAAGGCATCGCAAAGAAAACGATCCGTTTTTCAGAAGAGATCAACTAACCAACAGGATCGCGTCATTGTACGCATCCCTCTTCGTCATCGGGGAGGGAGTTTTTCGATCTTGACGAATTAGAGCTATTACTCTATAAATTAGAGCCGTAACTCTAATGACGGAAGAAACCACGACCCTCATCCTCGACGCGGCGCTGAAGCTCTTCAATGGCGATGGCACCGCACGCGTGTCTACCAATCACGTGGCAAAGGCCGCCGGCATCAGCCCGGGCAACCTCTACTATCACTTCCGCAACAAGGCCGAGATCATTCGCGCATTGCTCGAGCGGATGATTGGCGAGGCCGACACCATCTGGGGCTCGGGGCGCGCGCTGCGCGGCGGATTCGACGACCTGCGTGAGATTCTCGCGCACTCGCTCGAGATCGTCTGGGACTACCGTTTCTTTTATCGCGAGCTCGCGCCGCTGGTGCAGGGCGATCCGATCCTGCGCCGCCGCTACTCCGCGATTCGCCGCCAGCGCCTCACGCAGATCTCCGATCTCGTCCAGGTCTTCAACGATGCGGGGCTGATGCGCGGACCGCGCGGCGCCGAGCGCGACGCGCTGGTGAAGCTCTCGTGGATGGTCGGCGAGTTCGCGCTCGCTTCGGCCGAACTCGACGGCGCAGCGGCCAGGCGCGCGTCGATCGAGCAATCAGTCGAAATGCTGTTCGCGTTGTGGCGCCCATATCTCACTCCGTCGCCGGGAAAATGAAGGAGGCTTGCCGATGAACTCCAAAGCAATCACTCGCCGTAGCTTTCTCGCTTCTGCCGCCGCTTCGATTGTGCTCGTCGCAGGCAAGGCGCACGCCTACTATGGAGAGGGAATCTTTGACGGCACCAAGGGACCGGCGTGGCAGCCGTGGACCGATTGGTCGCCCGATGCGCCCACTGAGCCGCTCAACCCGGTGCGCGCCGCGATTCTGGCCGCCAATCCGCACAATACGCAGCCGTGGCTCTTTCGCGTAAGCCCGACGCAGATCGATCTCTTCGCCGATACCAGCCGTAACATCGGCAGCTTCGACCCGTATCTGCGCGAGATGCACGTCGGACTCGGCTGCGCGCTCGAGAATCTGATGCTGGCCGCGCCCGCCAACGGCTACGCTTGCGATCTTCGGCTGCTGCCTGGCCCGCCCGACCAGGTTGCGCGCGTGAGTCTCGCGCCCGCGCCGCGTCGTCAATCCGAGCTTTGCAGTGCGATCACGAAACGGCACACGAATCGCGGCGCATACGATACGCATTGTCCGATCGGCAACGCGAGCTGCGACGCGCTTGCGGCGCTCGGCAACGATGACCAGGAAGTTCGAATCGTATGGTTCCGCAATGCCACGGAGCGCGACGCTTTCGGTTCGGCGACGATCGACGCAACCGCCGCGATAATTGCCGATGACCAGCAGTCACGCGACAGCTACCGCTGGTTGCGTCCTAACTATGACGCCGTTCAGCGCTATCGCGATGGCCTCTCAGTGCTCTCACAGCCGGTCGGGGGTTTGACGCGGGCCGTCTCCGAGCTGATTCGGACGCCGCGTCCGATAGTCGACAAATTCTGGCTCGCCAGCACGCGCGACACGCAGCTCGCGACCGCGAGCGCCTTCGGCATCATCGTCGTGCCCGATTCGCGCAGCGATCTCTATCGCCTGCGCGCAGGACGGCTCTGGCAGCGGATGCATCTGTGGGCGGTGCAGAACGATCTCGCGATGCAGCCGATGAATCAGATAATCGAACGCGCTGAACGCGAGCAGAGCGCCGGCCTCGAGCCGCAATTCAAAAACGTGCTCGCGAATTTAATTGGTAACTCGCAGTGTCAGGCCGTGATGGCGTTCCGAGTCGGTTATGCCTCGCAGGACGCGCGCCCGAGCGCACGTCGTGACGTCGATTCAGTGGTAATCAGCTAGAGGCTCATCGTTCACGATCGGTTCGAGGTCGTGAACGATGTTTCCTTTGAGGATCGGCACGCATTCTGCCGGCATCTCCTGCGAAAAGGTGTGACCGGCTTCGCGCAGGGTCGCGATGAAGCGATCGAGATGCCGCATCGCGGGCGGATAGATATCGTGCAGCACGACTAGCGCGTGCGGCTTCGATGGGATCTCGGCGAGCGCGCGATCCATCCAGCCATCATGATGGATCCAGTCCTCGGGCACGCAGTTCCACAGCACGCAGGTGTAGCGATGCGCGACCAGGTGATCGACGGCGGCGCGGCTCAAGAGATGCTTGCCGATTTTGCCGCCGCCGCCGAACGGCCGGAACATCGGCGGGTCGCTCGCGAGCGCGGCGATTCGCGCCTCGGTGTCGCCGATCTCGCGCTCGGCGGCGTCTGCGCGCGGATCGTCGCCGAGCGGCATCTTGTGCGTCATCGAATGATTGCCGATTAGATGACCTTCGGCGATCGCGCGCCGCGCCAGATCGAGATTCTCGGGTGCGGCGAGTTGCTTGCCCAGCACGAAGAAAACCGAGCGCACGCCGCGATTCGCGAGCACGTCGAGCACCTGCGGCGTGCTCGTCGCGTCGGGGCCATTATCGAATGACAGCGTGACGACGCTCATCGCGAAAGGCTCTTACTTCGCAGCGGCGAAACGGAACGCGTCGCCATGTTTCGAAATTTTGCCCGCCGACGGCGTCGCGAAGTGCGTCCCGAACACGAGGACGCCCGAGTCCGCATACTTCTCGCAGAACGCGCGCCGCGTCTTCTTCGCCATCGCGCCGTCGGAATCGAAGCCGTCGTCCCATTCGGGGTATTGGCACTGAATCGGATGATGCATCAGGTCGCCGGTGATAACGGCCTCCTGACCCTTCGACGAAATGCGCACGCTCATGTGGCCCGGAGTGTGACCGGGAGTCGGCTCGTACCACACCTCGCTCGTCACGCGATGGTTGGGATCGACGAGGTCGGCGAGTCCCTGGTCAACGATCGGCCGCACCGAATCCTCGACCGGGTCGCGCATATCGGCGCCGTCGAAATGCGACCAGTAATCCCACTCCGTGCCGCCGAAGAGATAGCGCGCGTTCGGAAAAGTCGGCATCCACTTGCCGTTTTTCATCGTCGTATTCCAACCGACGTGATCGACGTGCAGATGCGTGCAGAGCACGCGATCGATTTGCTCGGGCTGGTGCCCGGTTTTGGCGAGGTCGGAGAGAAACGGCAGTTGGAGCTTGTTCCAGGCCGGGTTCGAGCGGACCTTGTCATTGCCAATGCAGGTATCGACGATGATGCGCTTGCCGTCGGATTCGACGACGAAGGCGTGGACGCTCATGCGAAGCTGGCCGGTTTCGTTGGAGAAGACAGGATAGAGCCAGTCAGCTTCCTTCTTGACGTTTTCCGCCGTGGCAGCAGGCAAAATCCAGGTCCCGCGCCATGCGCCTTCGGTCTCCACGATCCGCTTGATAGTAACGTCGCCGATCTTCCACTCGTTCATCGTGCAAACCTCGCTCGGTAATTAGCGCGACCTTAACCCGAACGGGCATCGCGCGCCAAGCCCTTATCGGAACGGGGCCAAGCGTCGTCCACCACTCTTATTGACACAGTGTCGGTAACGGTTTAAGCAGGTGGAACGCCAATGATTCGGGATTTGAGTTGAAGCCGGCTCTATTCAATTACGCGGCGCCAGAAAAGCTCGACGATGCGCTGGCACTGCTCGCGCAGAGCACCGACGCGAAACTGCTCGCGGGCGGGCAGAGCCTGGTGCCGATGATGAATCTGCGGCTCGCGCAGCCCGCCGCGCTGCTCGATTTGAACCGTATCGCAGCTCTCGCGGAGATTTCGATCACCGCGCAAGAGATCCGGATCGGCGCCATGACGCGGCATCGCGCGATCGAAACTTCGGCGGACCTCCGTGCGGCGATGCCGATTCTGCCGCGTGTGGCGTCCGAAATTGGCCACCTCGCCATTCGTAATCGCGGCACGATCGGCGGCTCGCTCGTGCATGCCGATCCCGCCGCAGAGTGGCTGCTCGCGGCAGTCGCGCTCGACGCTTCGATCGTGATGCGCTCGACGCGGGACGAGCGGGTCGTGCCCGCGCGGGACTTCTTCGTCGCACCGATGACCACGGCAATCGATGCGGATGAAATTCTCACCGAGATCAGATTTCCGCGCCCCGCGGGCCGTGTGGTGTATGGCTTCGCCGAGATGTGCCGGCGGCATGGCGACTTCGCGATCGCGGCGGCGCTGAGTCGCGCAGTGTTCGATGCATCTGGGCGGCTTGCGAAAATTCAACTGTGCATCGGCGCCGCGCATCCCGTGCCGCTGATGGTGACAGGGCTCGACTCTTTGATTCGAAATCGCCAGCAAGATGATCTGCGTAGTGCGGCGCGGATGGCTTCGGAAGCCGTCGAGCCGAGCTCTGACATTCACGCTTCGGAGGATTTCCGCCGCCGTATTACGCAGACGCTAGCGTATCGCGCACTCGCTGAATGCCTCGCGGAGACCGAAGGAGCGCGTCGGCATGCCTGACCTCGAGTTCCGCGATCGGATCGCGATCAAGCTCCGCGTCAACGGGCGCGAGTTCGAACGCGAGACGAGCCCGCGCAAGCTGCTCGCGGATTTCATCCGCGACGACCTCGGCCTGACTGCGACGCACCTCGGGTGCGAGCACGGCGTGTGCGGCGCCTGCACCGTGATTGTGGATGGGCAAAGTCTCCGCTCGTGCCTGATGTTCGCGGCGCAGGCTGATGGCGCCGATATCCTGACCGCCGAGGGCCTCGCGCGCGGCGCCGAGCTGCATCCGTTGCAGCAGGCGTTCCACGAATGCCACGCGTTGCAATGCGGCTTCTGCACGCCGGGATTCTTGATGACGGCGTACGAGTTGATCGCAAGCGGCGCGCCCCTCGACGAAGCGGCCGTGCGCGCGGCGCTCTCCGGGAATCTCTGCCGATGCACCGGCTATGCGAATGTCGTCGCGGCCGTGATGCAGGCGATGGGCACGCGAGGCAGCGGTGGCGAGTAGCGCGGCATCTCCCCTCGGCACCGGCAAACTCGTCGGCGCGTCCGTCCTCCGCGTCGAGGATCGCCGCGCGCTCATGGGCAAAAGCCAGTTCGTCGATGACGTGCGGCTGCCCGGCACGCTCGCGATCGCATTCGTGCGCAGCCCGTACGCTCACGCGCGGATCCTGCGAGTCGACGCCACCACGGCGCGCGCGCATCCCGGCGTTCACAAGGTGTTTACCGCCGAAGAACTCGAAGGCAGCGCTGCCGTGATGCGCGTCGAATGGGATCCCGCTTCGCGCTCGCCGCAGCATAAGACCTGCGAATGGCCGGTGCTGGCACGCGATAAAGTGCGCTTCGTTGGCGAAGCGGTGGCCGCGATCGTCGCCGATGATCGCTATGTCGCCGAAGACGCGGCGGAACTCGTCGAGATTGACTACGAACCGCTGGAGCCTGTCGTCGATATGGAGCGCGCGCTCGATGCGGCTTCGCCGCTCGTGCACGACGAATGGGGCGACAACGTGCTGGTCGCGGTCAAGGCGGAGTTCGGCGATGTCGCGCGCGCCTTCGCCGAGGCCGACGTCGTGATCGCCGAGCGCTTCACGACCGGACGCCATACGGCCTTGCCAATGGAAGGCCGCGCGTGTCTTGCAATCTACGAGCCTGCCAGCGGGCAGCTTACTTTCTGGTCGTCGTCGCAGATCCCGCACGTGCTGCGAACGCATCTGGCGCAGATTCTTGATTTCCCTGAGCACCGCCTGCGCGTGATCGCGCCCGACGTCGGCGGCGGCTTCGGCCTCAAGGCTCATGTCTTTCCCGAAGAAGTCGTGACCGCGTATGCCTCGCGTGCGCTCGGATGCACGGTCAAGTGGATCGAAGACCGGCGCGAGAGTCTCATCGCCTCGCTCCACGCCAAGCATCAGGTTGTTAACGTCGAGTTAGCGCTGCGCGGCGACGGCACAATGCTCGCGATGCGCTCGCGATGCCTCAGCGACATCGGCGCTTATACCGAGCATCCGTGGAGCTCCGGTCTCGAGGCGGGCGTGACGGCGTCCGCGATGCCGGGGCCGTACAGGATCGCGGCTTACGGTTTTGAAGCCATCTCGATCGCGACCAACAAAACGACAATCGGCGCATATCGCGGCGTCGGCATGCCCTCCGCAGTATTTGCGATGGAGCGCATGGTGGATCTCGCCGCCCATCGGCTCGCGCTCGATCCGGCCGAGCTGCGGCGCCGCAACATGATCCGCAGGGAAGATCATCCATACACCAACGTGCTCGGCTTCCAGGTCGAAAGCGGCAGCCATCAGGAGTCGCTGGCCAAAGCGCTCGCGATGATCGGCTACCAGAACTTTCGTGTGCAGCAGAAGGCCGCGCGCGCCGCGGGACGCATGATCGGCCTCGGCATCGCGTCGTATATCGAGACCACGGCGCCCGGCACCGCTGGATGGCTCGCGATGGGTCTGCGCATGGCGGGCTACGAAACCGCGACGGTCAGGATGGATCGCGCGGGCAAGGTGACGGTGCTGGTCGGAACGCATTCGCACGGCCAGAGTCACGAGACCACGTTCGCGCAGATCGCGGCGGATCAGCTCGGCGTCGCGCTCGAGGACGTACGCGTGGTGTTCGGCGATACCGAGGCGGTGCCGTACGGCTGGGGCACGGGCGGCAGCCGCAGCGCGGTGGTCGGCGGCGGCGCGACGATGAAAGCCTCGGCAGCAGTGCGCGAGAAGATTTTGCGCATCGCGTCGCGCCGCGGTGAGATTCCGCCGGGCGAGCTCGATCTCGCTAGTGGCTTTGTCGTACGGCGTGCCGACGGAGCTGCGCTCGCGCCGATCGCCGAGATCGCGCGTCAGGCGTATCTGCCCGCTGGCGCGGACTTCCAGCGCGAGGAGCCGGGCCTCGAAACGACGGCCTCGTACGAGCCGCCGCTCATGACCCACGCGAACTCGACCCATATCGCGACAGTCGAAATCGATTCGGGCACGGGCCAAATCAAAATTCTGCGCTACGTCGTAGTCGAGGACTGCGGGCGAATTATCAATCCGATGGTGGTTGACGGCCAGATCCAGGGCGGCGTCGCGCAGGGGATCGGCACCGCGATGCTCGAGCAGATTGTTTACGACGACAACGGCCAGGTGCTGACCGGCACGTTGATGGATTATCTTGCCCCGACGGCGACCGATGTGCCGCGGGTCGAGATCGCGCATATCGAATCGCCGTCGCCGTTCACGCTCGGCGGTTTCAAGGGCATGGGCGAAGGCGGCGCGATCGCACCGGGCGCGGCGATCTCCAACGCCGTCGCCGACGCGATCTCGGCTCAGGGCGCGAGCGTTACCGACATTCCGCTCACGCCGGAACGCGTGTTGTCGATCATCGATCAATCAAGAAGCAAGGATTCCGCGCGCTGACGATCGCGTGCGGCAGGAGGTTTTCGGTGGCTAACGAAAATATCGAACAGGATCGCAAGGAGATTTTGCGCCTGCACAACATCTGGATGCGCGCGAACGTGGGCTTCGATCTCGACGGGATGCGCGAGGCGTTCGTGGGCGGCGATCGCTTCCAGGGCTTCAACCTCAACGGCCACACCTACGCTCAGCGCGCCGAGTGGGAGCGGCTTTGGACTCATCTGCGCGGCGTGATGGAAATCCTGCCGGCGACTGACGAAAAGATCCTGCGCCTCGAGGTCCGCGGCGATGCGGCGTGGCTCGCCTTCGAGAGCGTGATCCCGGTGCGTGCGATAGCAGGCGCGCAGGCGAAATCATCCGGGATCGAGCTGCCAACCGACACGGTGTCGATAAAGTTCCGCGGCAGCGAAGTGTTCGTGCGCGAAGACGATGGCGGCAAGCCCGCCTGGAAGATGTGGCATTGCCATTTCTCGCCGTGCGCGCCGGCCAATGAACCGCGGCCCGGATTCTGATCATGCCGCGCACGGAGTTCGCGATCGGATTCGAGAACGCAACGGTGCAGCAATTCGTCGAGGCAGCGCGCCTCGTCGAGGAACTCGGCTTCAGCACGTTCTGGATTCCAGAGGATTATTTCTATCGCGGCGCATTCACGATCGCGGCGGCGATCGCGAGCGCGACCACGTCGCTCAAGATCGGGATCGGCGTGCTCAATCCATTCACGCGGCATCCGGCGCTGATCGCGATGGAGTTCGCCGCGCTCGACGAGTTGGCACAGGGCCGCGCGATCCTCGGGATCGGCGCGGGCGTGAGAGCGTGGATCGAAATCAACCTGCGCCTCGATTACAAAGGCGCGTCGCGCGCGATTCGTGAAAGTGTCGAGGTGATTCGCGCGATGATGCGCGGTGACAAAGTCGACTACGAGGGCCGTCATGTCCGCACCAGCGGCGTGAAGCTGAACTTCAGTCCTCTGCGCAAGGAGATCCCGATTCATCTGGGCGTACTTGGACCTCGCAACCTGGCGCTGGCGGGCGAGATCGCCGACGGCGTGCTGCTCAGCGCGATGCTCTCGCCCGCGTACATCCGCTTTGCGCGCGAGGCGATCGCACGCGGACGCGGCCCGCGCGGCGCCAGCGATTTTCCGGTCGCAGGCTATATCCTGTCGTCGATTGGCGAGGATGACCGGGCTGCGCGCGACGCGATCAAGCCCCTGCTCGCAGGACTGATCGGCCTGATGGCAGGAGAGCCGAAAAATCCGCTGTTTGCGACGGCGGGTCTCGATCCTGATCTCGTCGTCGCGATTGGCGCGCGCCTGGCAAACGGCGAGATGCCGGTCGAAATGATCTCGGACTGGATCGTCGACACGTTTGCGATCGCGGGTAGTCCCGAGCGATGCCGCGAGAACCTGGCGCGGCTGTTCGACGCCGGCCTGACCTCGCCGGTATTCTTCGAGATTCCCGGCGTGCCGCACCAGCGCACGATCGGCGACGTGCATCGCCACCTGCTGTCGCGCTTGCTGTAACCGACGCGCCGCCAAAATTTCGACGTTGAATTACGACGAAGAGATGCCGTGCGCTCTCTGAATCGACGCCAACCTTTTTGTCATCGCAACGCCTGTTCATCATTCGACTAGCCCACGTGTGACCTGGCCGCCGTCAGGTATCAGCCTCTCGCTCCCACCAGACGATCGGTGCTTCGGCATACCTTTTGCTGAACGAGACGATGGTCAAAAAAGGGAGGGGTTATGTCGACCAAACTCGGTTCTTCGAGTCGGGCGTGGATCGGATTCGCGCCAGTCGCGCTGGCCGGACTGTTCGTCGCTATCATTCTGATATCTGCCGGATGCGGGGGCAGCAGCGGCGGACCGCCACCGTCTGTCACCACAGCTACCGCAACGCCAACCGTTACGCCGACTGCGACGCCAACTCCGGTTGCTAGTCTGGACAAAACCCAGATGGCCAACGCCGCGCCGGATGAATGTTTCTACGGCGTCGGAGATCCCAACAATCTTTACCCTGCGGTGAACGTTTGTCCGCCGCCGTCGATGAGCAACCAACTCAAGATCAACCAGCTTCAGACGACGCCGCCAACGACGCCCAACAAAGTAAATGAATCGTACGTATGGGGTCTCACTGAAGCGGGAACCACGCTTTGGCTCGGCACTTCGCAGAACACTTTGTGTCTGGTTATCGGAAACTTGCTCAGCGCGGTCGCCCTGCCGCTGGATCCAATTGAGACCGATTCGTACGTTTGTGAATTCGGCGACAGCGTTTATGGCACCGCGCACATGTTGCCGGCAGCGATCGCTGACACTCGTCCACCAGGAATTTTCACCTTCGATACTACGACCAGCACGCTTACCGACGTGACGCCGTCTGATCCCTTGATCGCTAACACGGTGGGCCTGCGCTCAGCGGGAAATCTGGGTGGCGTTGCATTCCTGGCCGGACAGTCGCTCACCGGCGGAATCAACATGTTCGCGTTCAACGCCACGACCGACGCATATATCGGATCGCAAAATTTCCCGCAGTACAGCGATATCCGCTCGTGGGTGGTGCTCGGCACGCAGCTCTACGCCGGTGTGCAGAACACCGCCACCCGTACGGGCAGCGTGTTGAAGTGGACAGGGACAGTGGCGCTTCCTTTCCAGTTCGTGGACGTCGGCGATATTGACAATGAAGCCGCCAACCTCGCGGCTCACCAGGGGCGTATCTTCGTCACCACGTGGACCGGTTTCGGAACCGGCACCACTACCAACTACGCCGGATTGTGGATGAGCCCTGTCGCTGCCGTCGGCGGTCTGACCAATGCGGACGCCGCCAATTGGCAGGAGCTGTGGAAGGTTAACTTCTACGATCCCGACGGGGTCACGGCGCACACCGTCGTCGGCGGCGCGCTCGCCTCGTTCGATGGATTCCTTTATTGGGGCACCCTGCAGGTGCCGTTGAGCGGCGTCGCGGAGCACTACCAGGCCTTTCCGCCGCCGAGCTTCCCGCCCATTCCGAGCGACTTCGCAATGGCGATTCTCGGCACGCAGCGACCGATTGCGATTTTCCGATGCTGCGGCACCACGCTTACGGACGTCGATCCGCAGCCCGCA carries:
- a CDS encoding rhodanese-like domain-containing protein, whose translation is MASHEAARRATAAGYTNVEVMKDGIKGWKEAGKEVTYPSGSSGGD
- a CDS encoding LLM class flavin-dependent oxidoreductase, with protein sequence MIIVLTSAEPSAGESTMEFGIALASNVDAWRTVKRAEELGFSHAWFYDSQMLAPEIFVSMALTAEQTSRIKLAMGVLVPTNRIAPATANGLATLNKLAPGRIVFGVGTGFTARNTMGLPPMKLSEMRDYIRVVRELLEGKLVEWECEGAARKIRFLNPELGMINIKDKIPLHISAFAPKARKLTAEIADGWITFASAVPRVLSELEEMDKACRAASREPRSLYRTVFGLGCVLGEGESPSSPRARAQAGPLAVVFLHGLVEQTLSFDLPPAIQPLLDAYRAQYATYQPADARYLQMHKMHLLGVRPEEEKFLTSELISATTFTAKAPELRDRIRKLRDGGADQFVIQLVPGHESALEDWVRLFDHV
- a CDS encoding glutathione S-transferase family protein; translated protein: MLKLWEHPFSPYVQKVKIALYEKNIPFEAQVPEAFSGAPTSYAETNPRIEVPTLVDDGFKIFDSTVILEYIEDKWPEPPMLPKGPRERARVRMLEDVCDTYYEAINWGLMEILAWKRTGGELADRLVARAKEQTDGIYSWLERELGGREYFNGATFGHGDLSLYPYVRGSVVWGMPPAPESPIGKWLARVEPRESIRKTIAATSDFTGGMDVLPQMLASGGFTRQYRDHRLEWMLRSGGVEVVLEGIAKKTIRFSEEIN
- a CDS encoding TetR/AcrR family transcriptional regulator, with translation MTEETTTLILDAALKLFNGDGTARVSTNHVAKAAGISPGNLYYHFRNKAEIIRALLERMIGEADTIWGSGRALRGGFDDLREILAHSLEIVWDYRFFYRELAPLVQGDPILRRRYSAIRRQRLTQISDLVQVFNDAGLMRGPRGAERDALVKLSWMVGEFALASAELDGAAARRASIEQSVEMLFALWRPYLTPSPGK
- a CDS encoding polysaccharide deacetylase family protein, which produces MSVVTLSFDNGPDATSTPQVLDVLANRGVRSVFFVLGKQLAAPENLDLARRAIAEGHLIGNHSMTHKMPLGDDPRADAAEREIGDTEARIAALASDPPMFRPFGGGGKIGKHLLSRAAVDHLVAHRYTCVLWNCVPEDWIHHDGWMDRALAEIPSKPHALVVLHDIYPPAMRHLDRFIATLREAGHTFSQEMPAECVPILKGNIVHDLEPIVNDEPLADYH
- a CDS encoding MBL fold metallo-hydrolase, which translates into the protein MNEWKIGDVTIKRIVETEGAWRGTWILPAATAENVKKEADWLYPVFSNETGQLRMSVHAFVVESDGKRIIVDTCIGNDKVRSNPAWNKLQLPFLSDLAKTGHQPEQIDRVLCTHLHVDHVGWNTTMKNGKWMPTFPNARYLFGGTEWDYWSHFDGADMRDPVEDSVRPIVDQGLADLVDPNHRVTSEVWYEPTPGHTPGHMSVRISSKGQEAVITGDLMHHPIQCQYPEWDDGFDSDGAMAKKTRRAFCEKYADSGVLVFGTHFATPSAGKISKHGDAFRFAAAK
- a CDS encoding FAD binding domain-containing protein — protein: MKPALFNYAAPEKLDDALALLAQSTDAKLLAGGQSLVPMMNLRLAQPAALLDLNRIAALAEISITAQEIRIGAMTRHRAIETSADLRAAMPILPRVASEIGHLAIRNRGTIGGSLVHADPAAEWLLAAVALDASIVMRSTRDERVVPARDFFVAPMTTAIDADEILTEIRFPRPAGRVVYGFAEMCRRHGDFAIAAALSRAVFDASGRLAKIQLCIGAAHPVPLMVTGLDSLIRNRQQDDLRSAARMASEAVEPSSDIHASEDFRRRITQTLAYRALAECLAETEGARRHA
- a CDS encoding (2Fe-2S)-binding protein, coding for MPDLEFRDRIAIKLRVNGREFERETSPRKLLADFIRDDLGLTATHLGCEHGVCGACTVIVDGQSLRSCLMFAAQADGADILTAEGLARGAELHPLQQAFHECHALQCGFCTPGFLMTAYELIASGAPLDEAAVRAALSGNLCRCTGYANVVAAVMQAMGTRGSGGE